A stretch of Arthrobacter sunyaminii DNA encodes these proteins:
- a CDS encoding signal peptidase I, whose translation MSGRRKAEVKASPLSFIATGVSYIALCLAALAALALVVVPMLTGSQTYSVLTSSMAPKYAPGTFLVVKPIPFEELRIGDVITYQIESGSPAVITHRITAISAEQSGEMVFTTKGDNNDVEDELPVREIQVKGKLFYAVPFVGFIANGLGNSDRGAIAQWAAFALMGYGVVALVRGALAKKRNDDDASSEGPTGQAPGAGGDDGTIFPSFGSSAGSGSDILEFSDPILTDCDGCDHDHSRDDNTSGRHRVQTRKRATV comes from the coding sequence ATGAGCGGTCGCAGGAAAGCGGAAGTCAAAGCCAGCCCCCTGAGCTTCATCGCCACCGGCGTCAGCTACATCGCGCTTTGCCTCGCAGCCCTGGCCGCCCTCGCTCTGGTTGTCGTTCCGATGCTCACCGGCTCACAGACCTATAGCGTCCTCACCAGCTCCATGGCCCCGAAGTACGCACCAGGAACCTTCCTAGTGGTCAAGCCCATTCCCTTCGAGGAACTGCGCATTGGCGACGTCATCACCTACCAGATTGAATCCGGTTCTCCGGCCGTCATCACCCACCGCATCACCGCCATTAGCGCGGAGCAGAGCGGAGAAATGGTGTTCACCACCAAGGGCGACAACAACGACGTTGAAGACGAACTGCCGGTGCGGGAAATCCAGGTCAAGGGAAAGCTCTTCTATGCGGTCCCGTTTGTCGGCTTCATTGCCAACGGTCTGGGCAACTCCGACCGCGGTGCCATCGCCCAGTGGGCAGCCTTCGCGCTGATGGGATACGGAGTGGTTGCTCTGGTCCGCGGTGCCCTGGCTAAGAAGCGCAACGACGACGACGCCTCCTCGGAAGGTCCGACCGGGCAGGCCCCCGGCGCCGGCGGCGATGACGGCACCATCTTCCCGAGCTTCGGCTCCTCGGCCGGCAGCGGCTCGGACATCCTCGAGTTCAGCGATCCCATCCTGACGGACTGCGACGGCTGCGACCATGACCACTCCCGTGACGACAACACCTCAGGCCGCCACCGCGTCCAAACCCGAAAGCGCGCCACCGTCTGA
- the nhaA gene encoding Na+/H+ antiporter NhaA yields MAPDSQNHPAGRPVPPARPGGTVLARSSYPEFLRIAAVLRKETVGGVLLLIATVAALIWANSPASDSYFALRDFEFGYEPWHLKLSVGAWAADGLLAVFFFLVGLELKYEFVAGDLRQISKAIVPVAAAAGGVIVPALIYAGINFATDSGGMRGWAIPTATDIAFALAVLAVISSHLPSALRIFLLTLAVVDDLIAITIIAFFYSEDVHLLYLLVMLAPLALFLYLAQSKRRFFGTHPAAAWLVLLPIGVAVWALMHASGVHATVAGVLLGFCIPVLRRGPDGTPVQPQPGKPGLAEIFEHRFRPVSTGFAVPVFAFFSAGVAIGGFNGLGSALTDPVALGILAGLVLGKPLGILTTTWVVTAATRARLDSSVKWIDLLGIGILAGIGFTVSLLVNDLSFDPGTEHNDHSKVAILAASVTAALLASILLRIRNRHYRLVQEEETADADQDGIPDVYDDDGGR; encoded by the coding sequence ATGGCACCGGATTCACAGAACCACCCCGCCGGCCGCCCTGTGCCGCCCGCCCGTCCGGGCGGCACGGTGCTGGCCCGCTCCAGCTATCCGGAGTTCCTGCGCATCGCGGCGGTCCTGCGCAAGGAAACCGTGGGCGGCGTGCTGCTGCTGATCGCCACGGTGGCCGCACTGATCTGGGCCAACTCCCCGGCGTCGGACTCCTACTTTGCGCTCCGCGACTTCGAGTTCGGCTACGAACCGTGGCACCTGAAACTGAGCGTGGGCGCCTGGGCCGCGGACGGCCTGCTGGCCGTGTTCTTCTTCCTGGTGGGGCTGGAACTCAAGTACGAATTCGTGGCCGGCGACCTGCGACAGATCAGCAAGGCCATTGTGCCCGTGGCAGCCGCGGCGGGCGGCGTCATCGTTCCCGCCCTGATCTACGCCGGAATCAACTTTGCCACCGACTCCGGCGGGATGCGCGGCTGGGCGATTCCCACCGCCACCGACATTGCGTTTGCGCTGGCCGTGCTGGCCGTGATCAGCTCGCACCTGCCCTCGGCGCTGCGGATCTTCCTGCTCACCCTGGCCGTGGTGGATGACCTGATTGCCATCACCATCATTGCGTTCTTTTACTCCGAAGACGTGCACCTGCTCTATCTGCTGGTCATGCTGGCCCCGCTGGCGCTGTTCCTGTACCTGGCGCAGTCCAAGCGGCGGTTCTTCGGCACCCATCCGGCGGCCGCCTGGCTGGTCCTGCTGCCCATCGGAGTGGCCGTGTGGGCGCTGATGCACGCGTCCGGCGTACACGCCACAGTGGCCGGCGTGCTGCTGGGCTTCTGCATTCCGGTGCTGCGCCGCGGCCCCGACGGCACACCGGTGCAGCCGCAGCCGGGCAAGCCGGGGCTGGCGGAAATCTTCGAACACCGATTCCGTCCGGTTTCCACCGGTTTTGCTGTGCCGGTGTTTGCGTTCTTCTCCGCGGGCGTGGCGATCGGCGGTTTCAACGGTCTGGGCTCGGCACTGACCGACCCGGTGGCGCTCGGCATCCTGGCCGGCTTGGTGCTGGGCAAGCCGCTGGGCATCCTGACCACCACGTGGGTGGTCACCGCCGCCACCCGCGCCCGGCTGGATTCCAGCGTGAAATGGATCGACCTGCTCGGCATCGGCATCCTGGCCGGGATCGGCTTCACCGTGTCCCTGCTGGTTAACGACCTGAGCTTCGATCCGGGAACTGAGCACAACGACCACTCGAAGGTCGCCATCCTGGCGGCGTCGGTCACAGCCGCACTGCTGGCCTCAATCCTGCTGCGGATCCGCAACCGGCACTACCGGCTGGTGCAGGAAGAGGAGACGGCCGACGCGGACCAGGACGGCATTCCGGATGTTTACGACGACGACGGCGGGCGTTAG
- a CDS encoding SCO4848 family membrane protein, with amino-acid sequence MDNSISLPTALAVILIIAGLWSLIVWPPYLIEAYKSPKARDEKGAPTRYLTVNLMKVTTSMVFGLVTIIVGFRALMG; translated from the coding sequence GTGGATAACAGCATTTCCCTGCCCACCGCACTGGCGGTCATCCTCATCATTGCCGGGCTGTGGTCCCTGATCGTCTGGCCGCCGTACCTGATCGAGGCGTACAAGAGCCCCAAGGCCCGCGACGAAAAGGGTGCGCCCACCCGGTACCTGACGGTGAACCTGATGAAGGTCACCACCTCCATGGTCTTCGGCCTGGTCACCATCATCGTGGGCTTCCGCGCCCTCATGGGCTGA
- a CDS encoding DUF2505 domain-containing protein, whose protein sequence is MALNASTTLPYDARTVTDTFTNEDFLRSVSEHVGGSLVSATVEGDTAGAFVLTAVRTLPTDRLPDIAKKFVGATLTVTQKEHWAAPGPDGSREASVDLSVGGVPLKVNAVQRLVPVAEGTRVDVDGKVSSSIPFLGDKIAKQAEPMIGKALTIQAGQAGTWIESR, encoded by the coding sequence ATGGCTTTGAACGCCTCGACCACCCTGCCCTACGACGCCCGGACAGTCACCGACACGTTCACCAACGAGGACTTCCTGCGCAGCGTCAGCGAACACGTGGGCGGCTCCCTGGTCTCCGCCACCGTGGAGGGCGATACCGCCGGAGCGTTTGTCCTGACCGCCGTGCGCACCCTGCCCACGGACCGGCTGCCGGACATCGCCAAGAAGTTTGTCGGCGCCACGCTGACCGTCACCCAGAAGGAGCACTGGGCCGCACCGGGGCCCGACGGTTCCCGTGAAGCCTCCGTGGACCTCTCCGTGGGCGGCGTGCCGCTGAAGGTCAATGCCGTCCAGCGCCTGGTTCCGGTGGCCGAGGGCACCCGGGTGGACGTGGACGGCAAGGTCAGTTCCTCCATCCCGTTCCTGGGCGACAAGATCGCCAAGCAGGCCGAGCCGATGATCGGCAAGGCACTGACCATCCAGGCCGGCCAGGCCGGCACGTGGATCGAAAGCCGCTAG
- a CDS encoding M20/M25/M40 family metallo-hydrolase, which produces MKTPRILRGTALAAAVVLTAGTAGPVFAESGGARATVTDDGTAAVTDSGGKGHHPGKPGKPGKPGKPGKPVKPVKDESAKLRAAVTLHNVFDHLEGLQDAADANDGNRASGTPGYEASGQYIEDQLRRAGYKPVRQDFSYDQFAVTSEALEQTAPTATFYTAGTDFTTMTYSGAGDVTAPVSAVDINLSGDRVTTSGCEAEDFSGFAAGSIALMQRGECSFGIKAANAAAAGASGVVIFNQGDEVANDDRFGLVNGTLGEPSTIPVVGTTFAIGEALAGTDGVELRLNIDAGVQTTNSFNILADTPRGNADRTVVVGAHLDSVPVGPGINDNGSGSAAILETAIQLAETTKKYPLQNRVRFAFWGGEEDGLQGSNHYVEQLDQAGLDGTLANLNFDMLGSPNLVRFVYDGDGSAFPESDAPRPTGSDEIERIFEEYFAGQKLASAPTEFSGRSDYSAFILNDIPAGGLFSGAEGIKTEEEAAVFGGTAGEAYDPCYHQKCDDLGNINRRGLDQMSDAVAHAVLTFARTDADLRGGGDVRSKRLAPAEVDLQFRGDEALK; this is translated from the coding sequence ATGAAAACACCACGTATCCTCCGCGGAACTGCGCTCGCAGCCGCTGTTGTCCTTACCGCCGGAACCGCAGGCCCGGTGTTCGCCGAATCCGGCGGAGCCCGCGCCACCGTCACCGATGACGGCACCGCCGCCGTCACGGACAGCGGCGGCAAGGGACACCATCCGGGCAAACCGGGGAAGCCAGGAAAACCGGGAAAGCCGGGGAAACCAGTCAAGCCCGTGAAGGATGAGAGCGCCAAGCTGCGTGCCGCCGTCACCCTCCACAACGTCTTCGACCATCTGGAGGGGCTGCAGGACGCCGCCGATGCCAATGACGGCAACCGGGCTTCCGGCACTCCAGGCTACGAGGCGTCCGGGCAGTACATCGAGGACCAGCTGCGCCGGGCCGGTTACAAGCCCGTGCGCCAGGATTTCTCCTACGACCAGTTTGCGGTGACCAGCGAAGCCCTGGAACAGACCGCACCAACGGCCACGTTCTACACAGCCGGAACCGACTTCACCACCATGACCTACTCCGGCGCGGGGGATGTCACGGCACCCGTCAGTGCTGTGGACATCAACCTTTCCGGGGACCGGGTTACCACCTCCGGCTGCGAGGCTGAGGACTTTAGCGGATTCGCCGCCGGCAGCATTGCGCTGATGCAGCGCGGCGAATGCTCCTTCGGGATCAAAGCGGCGAATGCGGCAGCGGCGGGTGCCTCCGGCGTCGTCATCTTCAACCAGGGGGACGAGGTGGCCAACGATGACCGCTTTGGGCTGGTCAACGGCACCCTGGGTGAGCCGTCAACCATCCCCGTGGTTGGCACCACCTTTGCCATTGGCGAAGCGCTGGCCGGCACTGACGGAGTGGAACTGCGGCTCAACATTGACGCCGGAGTGCAGACCACCAACTCGTTTAACATTCTGGCTGACACACCCCGCGGAAACGCGGACCGTACCGTCGTCGTCGGCGCCCATCTGGACTCCGTGCCGGTGGGACCGGGAATCAATGACAACGGCAGCGGCAGCGCGGCGATCCTGGAAACCGCCATCCAGCTCGCCGAGACCACCAAAAAGTACCCGCTGCAGAACCGGGTCCGCTTTGCCTTCTGGGGCGGAGAAGAGGACGGTCTGCAGGGCTCCAACCACTACGTCGAGCAGCTGGATCAGGCCGGACTGGACGGCACCCTCGCGAACCTGAACTTCGACATGCTGGGTTCGCCGAACCTGGTCCGTTTTGTATACGACGGCGACGGGTCTGCGTTCCCGGAGAGTGACGCTCCGCGGCCGACGGGATCCGACGAGATCGAGAGGATCTTCGAGGAGTACTTTGCCGGGCAGAAGCTGGCCTCGGCTCCCACTGAGTTCAGCGGACGCTCCGACTACTCGGCGTTCATCCTCAACGATATTCCGGCCGGCGGGCTGTTCAGCGGTGCCGAAGGCATCAAGACCGAGGAGGAAGCGGCCGTGTTTGGCGGCACGGCGGGGGAAGCGTACGACCCCTGCTACCACCAGAAATGCGATGACCTCGGCAACATCAACCGCCGCGGACTGGACCAGATGTCCGACGCCGTGGCCCATGCCGTGCTGACCTTCGCCCGGACGGACGCGGACCTGCGCGGCGGCGGCGACGTCCGGTCGAAGCGGCTGGCACCGGCCGAGGTCGACCTGCAGTTCCGGGGTGATGAGGCGCTGAAGTAA